In Novipirellula caenicola, the genomic stretch GCTGCGAGCCAGCGACCAATTTGAAAAATTGGGACAAGTCGATTTGGGCGGTCCCGTGGGCGCCACGCCGGCCTATTCAAACGGACGGTTACTGCTGCGAGTCGGCAATGAAATTCGCTGTTTAGCGACCGCTGGCAGCTAGATCGTGGTGCAAAAGGCGAATTTTCGCGTTCACCGTAGTGGACGAGGCAACGAGTCCTTGCAGAATAGAGAGGCGGCTGGTTTAGTACGGCAGCGACGACAATTCATCCATCTCATTTTGGCCGGGGGGCTTGGCCTCGGCCGCGACAATTTACTCTTCTTTTGCCCTGTACTGCCTTATCATCATGTCCATCGTCTCATCCAACGCCGAGCGATTGATTGGGCGAATCGCTACGTTTCGCCGCGTCACCGTGGCGTTTTCCGGCGGGGTGGACAGCAGCGTGGTGGCGGCTGCGGCGATGCGGGCAGGGCTGGATTCGTTGCTGGCCGTGACCGCGAACTCACCCAGCGTACCGGAATGGCAACTGCAGTGGGCCGGCCGAATCGCCCAGCAGATCGGAATTGAACAACAGGTCGTTGCCACCGACGAAGCCAATCGTGAAGAGTACCTTCGCAACGACACTCGTCGCTGTTTTTATTGCAAAGAAACGCTGTACCGCACCCTCGCTCAATTGGCATCCCACGACCCCACGACCGTGTTGGTGTCGGGGACCAACGCCGACGACCTTGGCGATTACCGTCCTGGGATCGAAGCAGGAAATCTTGCTGCCGTGCAAACGCCGCTAGCCGATCTTGGACTCGGCAAGCAAGACGTTCGCGAGTTGGCTCGATTTTTTGGTCTCGAAAACGCCGAACTTCCGGCGTCCCCCTGTTTGGCCAGCCGCGTGGCGTACGGCGTCCCGGTGACTCCCGAACGCTTGCTGCGGGTCGAACGAGCCGAATCATGGCTGCGGGACCGCGGATTCAGCGATGTGCGGGTGCGAGTGCATCACGACGAACTGGCTCGCGTGGAAGTCCCTGCAACGGAACTTTCGCGTTTACTGAACAGCTCACTGGCAGCCCAATTAAACGAAACGCTGCGAACGATCGGCTTTCGATTTGTGACGATCGATTTACAAGGCCTTGAATCCGGAAGCATGAATCGGGTGCTTGTTCGAATTGGAGAGAAAATTCATTGACTTCGGAAACGCCCCTGCCGACACCACCGGATGAATCCGATTTGGCTTCGTCTAAATTGATTGGCTGCCGACTCGGCGACTATCAAATCTTGCGAAAACTTGGACGTGGCGGGATGGCCGACGTCTATTCGGCGCGTCATCTGACGCTTGGCCGTGACGTCGCGATCAAAATTTTGCGCAGCGATTTTGCGCGAGACAAAGATTACGTCACTCGGTTTCGCCGCGAAGCCAAGGCGGCGGCGAAATTGAATCACCCGAACATCGTCCAAGTCTATGATGTGGGAAGTGTCGATTCGTTTCATTACATCGCTCAAGAACTTGTCGATGGCGAGAATCTACGCAGCGTGCTTTCCAAACGCGGATCCTTGACGACGGACGAGGCCATCGATGTCATCGTTGGCGTTGCTTCGGCGCTCGAGGTTGCATCCGAGGCCTCGATCACGCATCGTGATATCAAGCCAGAAAACATCATGCGATCCGATCGCGGCATCGTTAAAGTTGCCGACTTTGGTTTGGCCCGGTTAGGATTGGATGTCGATGCGACGCGAGGCGATTTGACGCAAGCCGGACTGACACTGGGCACCCCACGTTACATGAGCCCCGAACAGGTGCAAGGGCACACCGTCGATGTGCGAAGCGACCTGTACTCGCTTGGCGTCACCATGTACCACTTGCTCGCCGGCCGGCCCCCATTTGAAGCCGACGACCCGTTGGCGCTTGCGGTGATGCATCTGCACGAGACCCCGCAACCACTCGATCGGACTCGAGGGGCGCAAGACATTCCCGAGTGGCTTGTTGCGATCGTGATGAAATTGATTCGCAAACGGCCTCAGGACCGCTTCCAATCGGCCAGCGAATTGCTTGAATCGATCCGCTCGCAGGCATCCGACGCAGGTTTTTCCAGCGGCGTGACGGTCGGGACGGCGGCCGCGACCATTCGCCTGCAACGCGTCACCGACGATGCACGTCGTCGTCGCAATCAACGTTTTCGGCATTACGCCGCGGTGATCCTGTTGCCTCTTCTTTGCACCGCCGCCGCGACGGCCGCGATGTTGTCGCAACCGGCGAAGAGCATCGGTCGTCTATTGCGTCCAGACCAAGTGCCGCAATCCAATTCGGTCCAGGAACAATACCTGGTCGCGCTGACTCGCAATGACGAAGCCGGATGGATGGCCGTGGGTGAAAACTTTCCCCCCGACGCGAATTCGACCAACACTAGTTATTACGCGAAAAGCATGCTGCAGTTGGCTCGAATGATGGCCGGCGAAAATCGATGGAAACAGGCCGACGCGGTGCTTGAGCGGCTGAGCGCCGACCCCAGGATCGACCGGCTTTATCGCACACTGGCGTTGGCTCAGCGTTGTTTGGCGCTTGAACAGCTGAATGATTCGAAGCGGCTTGGTGAGGTGCGTACCCAATTGCAAGCCGCCTATCGCGAACTCGAAACCAGCAATCGCGACGCGGTCTTGCTGGTAAATCGCTTGATTCCCGAAAAAGACCGTGTCAGGCTTGGGTTACAGCCCATCGTCAACAGTCCCTCCAACAGCTAAAACGTGACGGAGACCGTGACAGGTGCGGCAGGACGGTCATATCGGGGCAAGGCGATTCCACGCACCGCTGCAACGTGTCGCCCGCCGGCACGAGCATGCAGCGTGCTACGATCCGAAGGATCCGACGAAACATTCAGTGAGGAGAGATTGATGAGCTATACCGTGGGTTATTGCACCAATGTGCATGCAGGCATGGACTTGCCCGCCATTCGCCAAAATTTGCTTCAATACGCGGTGTCGGTGCAATCAAGTCTGCCGATTGACACGCCGCTTGGCGTGGGATTGTGGTTGCCGGCACAAGCGGCCACCGAATGTTTCGAAGGCGGTGCGAAACCGCTGCGTCAATTCCTTGACGAACATCGGCTCGAAGCGTTTACGATCAACGGATTCCCCTACGACAATTTCCACCAAGACGTGGTCAAACACCGTGTCTATCAACCGACATGGTGGGAAACAAGTCGATTGACTTACACCAAACAACTCGCCGTCATCCTGACCGAACTGCTGCCGCAATCCCAGACGGTGGGATCGATCAGCACGTTGCCGATTGGATGGGCCTCGGACAAAGTCACACCGGAACACCTGGAAACGGCGGCCGAGAACCTACGTCAATTGGCCGAGTTTTTGGCGGCGCTCGAGGAACAAACCGGACGCCGCATCGTTGTGGCGATCGAGCCCGAACCGGGATGCATTCTTCACACCAGTCAAGACATTGTCGATTGGTTTGACAAACACCTCGATAAACCTCTCCATCGTCGTCACATCACCGTTTGTCATGACGTGTGTCACGCGGCGGTCATGATGGAACGGCAAGCCGACGTGCTGCAACGCTACACAGCGGCGGGCATCACGATCGGAAAGGTGCAAGTCAGCAGCGCGATCGTGGCAGAGTGGGACGCCATGTCGCTCGGACGACGGCAAGAAGCAATTGAACAATTGAGCAAGTTTGCCGAGGATCGCTACTTGCATCAAACCGGACGGATCACCGGCGATAACCAGTTCGAATTGACCGAAGATCTACCCACGCTGATTTCGCGGGCGCGTGGCGCAAGTGACCCCGCACGTGGTGACAAACGCTGGGTCGTCCATTTTCACGTCCCTATTTTCCTCGAGCGGTTCGGACATTTAACGACCAGCCAAGAGGAAGTGCGTGACTGCCTGCGAACCTTGCTCCGTAGCGACACGTCGATTGATTTTGTCGGCCACCTCGAAGTCGAAACGTATGCCTGGAGCGTGCTGCCGGACGCGATGCGAAAGCGAAGTCTGGCGGCCGACATCTCCGAAGAGATCCGCTGGTTGCGACGCGAGCTGATTGATTGTTTGTAAGTTTCCGCAGTCGCGTTTCGGATTGTAATTCGAGCCGCACTGACAATGAACAAAGCCCCCATTCCCCCATTTTGAATGCTCCTCTGAACATGATTGAACTCGGCGTCAATATCGACCATGTCGCAACCGTTCGCCAAGCACGGCGTACCTATGAACCCGATCCGGTAATCGCAGCGGCACTCGCAGAACAAGGCGGCGCCGACGGAATCACGTTCCATCTGAGAGAGGATCGTCGTCACATCCAAGAGCGTGACGTCGAGGTGCTGATGCAAACCGTGACCGTCAAAACCAATCTCGAAATCGCCTGTACTGACGAAGTCGTTGCGATCGCGTGTCGGGTCAAACCGACTTGGGCGCTGTTGGTCCCCGAAAGCCGAGAAGAGGTCACGACCGAAGGCGGACTGAATGTTGTTGATGACAAAGGTCGTATCCGAGATGCCATCGAAAAATTGAGAGGCCAAGGCATTCTGACCAGCCTGTTTATCGACCCCGATTTGGAACAGGTCCAAGCGGCCGCGGATTTAGGGGTGGATGCCGTCGAACTGCACACGGGACCCTATGCACTGGCTCGTGGTGCACAGCAAACCGAAGAGCTCAAACGATTGAAAACGGCTGGTGAAAAGACGTCGGAACTGGGAATGCGACTGCACGCCGGTCACGGGCTGAACTACGCCAACGTACGCCCTGTGGCGGCGATCCCCAACATGATCGAATTGAACATCGGTCACTCGATCGTCAGCCGCGCCGTGATGGTGGGCATGCGTGACGCGGTAGCCGAAATGCGTCGGATCTTGGATCTAGTCGCGTAGTTCGCAGCCACACGACCGGCCCATCACCGCAGCCCAAATGGGTGATCGCGATCTCCTGATTTTCAATAGCGACGCTCGCCAGAGCGTGGATCGTTGCGATTCAATTCGTTGCCATTCAACCCGCGTCACCACCTTCTGGCGAAGGTAGCCACGAGAAAATCGCCGCGAAATTCTTGACGGCTTTTTAAATTGATCCAAATACAGGTCGCACCCGTGAGCCGCGGGCCGTAAGGCACCGGGTAGTGCGTGGGCCCCGGCCGCTGACGCGTCGCGGCTCAGTAAATCAGTCACCACCTTCTGGCGAAGGTAGCCACGAGAAATCCCCCCCGAAACTCTTGACGAGTTTCGCTACGAAGTGCGGTCGCTGCGCTGACCACGACAGCGAACCAAACCTGCAGCCCCCCCCATGCGGCGGCATTTGGTGTAGACGCCACGTATTTCGTTAGAATCCCTGTCACTCGACGGGTACGAACCGGCGGTCGGATACGTTGAATATTGTCGGACGAGACAATATTTCCGGCGTACAATCAAGATTGCCTGCTTTGCACGCCGCTATCGTTTTGATTCCTCATCCGCCTCTGTTTATAACATGATGACGCAAATTGCGTTGCTTCTCCCACCTCTGCCTCCCCCCACTGCTTCTGCGGAAACCGAATGTCCTTTTTCAAGATCTCCTGTCCTGGCTGTAACAAATCGTTAAAGGTATCTGAGAGTCTGGCAGGCAAGAGTCGCGCGTGCCCCTATTGCCGAGCGACAGTGCGAATTCCCGAGACCGCTCCGCCGGAACCCGAACCCGCTTTCCCCGGCATCCAAGTCAGCGAGACTCCGGCATCCGCAAAATCACGTGCAAAGTCCTCCGCCGCAACTGACAGCACCGAACGCCCTGGCGCTGTCACACCAGCGATCCAAACAACGGCGGCCACCACGGCGGCCCCGGCCAAGAAGGCCGTCAAACGACGTCGCCGCGAAAAAAGCTGGTTCAGCAGCAGCAGTGACTCCGCCAGCAGCGACGTCAGCTTGGTGCTCAGCTTTCTGATCGGCGGCGGCATCGCCCTATTGTGGTACGGGGCGACCTACCCGATCCGTGACACCGCGTTTGGGCAATTGTTTTGGCAACGGGGACCGGTCCCGTTTCCAACGACGCTGCTGATGTTCTGGGCGTTGGCGATCTTGGGGCTGAAGTGGCTGAATCTGAAGAAACAGAAGGACGCCATGCTGTTGGATGTGTTGCCGACAGAGGTTTCACCCGAGATCACCGTGGCTTCCATCGATCGATTCATCCTGCACATCAACGAGCTTCCCGGCGCCAGCAGCGATACGTTTCTGATCAACCGCGTCGTCCGTGGGATTGAACATTTTCGTGTTCGCAAAAGTGCAGCCGAAACGGTCACGATGATGGAATCGCAATCGGCGATCGACGCCAACAACGTCGCCGGCAGCTATACCATTTTGAAAGTGTTCATTTGGTCGCTGCCTATCCTGGGGTTCATCGGGACGGTGATGGGGGTCAGCGCGGCGGTCGCAAGTTTGGCGTCCAGCCTGAGCGGCGGCGGCAGCATGGACGCGATGAAGGCGGCACTGCAAGACGTATTCGGCGGACTCGGCACCGCTTTCGACACAACGCTGTTGGCGTTGATCATGAGTATGCTTGTGAAAATTCCTGCGTCCGCATTGCAAAAGAGCGAAGAGGATTTGATCACCAGCGTGGACGAGTATTGCAATGAAAACTTGCTGCGTCGACTAAACGACGGTCGCGAAGGCACCGGCGAGCGTAACGCAAACGACGGTGATTCGGACATTTTCCGAAAAGCGGTCGAACAAGCCCTGGGCACCCATCATGCCGAAATGGAACAGTGGCTCTCAAAACTCGATACCATCGGCACCCACCTGACCGATCAAGTCTCGGCGGGTTGGGATAAGGTCAACAAGCGAATCGAAGAACAGCAACAGAAACACGTCAACGTGTTGCACGAGCAGCAGCTTGACCAACAGGCCCGATTGCAGGCCCAATTGGACCAGATGGCCAATGCGGCAGACAAGATCCAGCAAACCTTGACCTCGTTGGCGGAACAAACCAGTACCCTGCAAACCCACGTCAACGAAACGTTCTCGCAAACCAATACCTCGCTAACCAACCATTTGTCGGGCGTGCAAACGGGGTTGGCTAGTTTAAGTGGAGTGCTCGAACGACTTGGCGACCAACAAGTCGTCGTTCAACAAGTCGCGGCTCAGCCCGAACCAAGCCGCAACGGATGGTTCAGCAAGAAATCACTGACACGTGGGCGAGGTTAATCATGGCACGCCGACCGAGAGCCTCCGACGACGACATCTCGCTGTTTCCGTTCCTCAGCATCATTGCCAGTGTGATTGGGGTGCTGACGATGATGATCGCCACGCTTGCACTTGCGCAAACCGACACACCCGATATTGCTCAAATTGAGCAGTTCGAAAAATCCCAAAAGGAACTCGACGAAACGCTCGAAGAGGTCGCCGAACTGCGACGTGAAATCGAAGTTTCCAATTCAACCGGTTTGCAACTGCGAGAAGAAAAGAAGCTGCTGAACATCACGCTCGAGCAGCTTGAGGAACTGCTGAAGGAGCAAGAGGAGATTGAAAAGCAGCTGGCTGAGCAGGAGAAGGTCAAAATCGTCATTCCAACGCTCAGCGAAAAAGAACGCGAAACCGCCAGCGAAATGAAAGCGGAACTCGAAGCGTTGCAGGAAGAGCTGGCACAGCTCGAGCGAGAGGCGGCCGAGCGGGCCGAGGCCGCCGAATCCAACGTGACCGTGTTGCCGCAAGGCAGCGGATTGAACTTTGTGCCGCACTTCGTCGAGTGCGCCGAAGGGGCGATCGTGATGCATCACCTACAACCGCCCAAACGAATCCGCGCAAGCGAAATGGCCAAGGACGCGGACTATATCGCGTTATTAGAAACCACACTGAATGGCAAAGACGATACGATTGTGTTCTTGGTCCGCAGCGACGGATTGTCGGTCTATCGCGCGGCCAAAAAGATGTGTGACAGTCGTGGCATCCGTAACGGCAAAATTCCGGTGGTCGGCAAAGGACGGATCGATTTGAGTGCCTTTGCGACTTCTAATAAAACGGAGCGTGAACAATGAAACGCCAATCCAGCAATGATGACGAAGACGGCGGCTTGGATTCGCTGCTCGACACGATGACCAACGTCGTCGGTATCTTGGTCCTTGTCTTGATCGTGACGCAAATGAGTGTCGCGGAGGTAGTGACACGGGTTACCGAGGAATCTCAGGTCGACGAGGCAAAGATCGAAGAACTGCAAAAGAAACTGCTCGAGAAAAAGCAGGAGGCATTCGAACTAAACCGAATGCTTGTCGATCCCTTGAATATCGATGCCGATGCGCAGCGCGAAGAATTGCGAAAGAGCAAGGAATTGCTCGCTCGGCGGAAGAAAAACATTGAAGATCGCAAAAAGCAAATGAACGAATTTGCCATGAAGATCCAAGCGGATCGCGAAATGGCAGAAAAGAAGGCTGCCGAGATTGCCAATACCAAAGAGCAGCGAGAGAAGATGCAGACCTTGATCGCAACCTCGCTGGAGCGTAAAGCGGAACTCGAAGCCATCCTCGACAAAACGCCTCGGCGGCAAGCTGCCCCCGATATCAAGGTCAGCATTCCCAACCCGCGACCCGCACCACCGGGGACCAAAGAGGCGACGTTTATCTGTGTCAACAATTTGGTCTATCCCGTCAATGCAGAATTCTTTCGCAAGCGAGCGGAACTCAAAGCCAAGGCGATCATCCAGCGTGGCGGTCTCGACCGTGATCCCGTTGCCGGCATCGATCCGGAGAAGTTCGCGGCGGTGTACGAAAAACTAAAGGACCAGGACGAATTTTTTGACGTCGAGTACTTCGTGCAATCGAACAAGTGGCCGCGAATTCGTTTGATCCCTCGCGAAGGCCGCGGTGCGAACGAATCCGCGATCCTGAACCCACGCTCGAAAATTCGCCGTGAAGTACTCAGCCAACTCGATACGACCAAGTACTACGGACGCTTTCACGTGTTGCCCGACAGTTTTGATGTCTACGTGGCCGCGAGAGGACTGTTTAGCGACGAAGGCGTGCTCGCGGGCTGGGAACCGCAACCGGCCGATTGGGTCTATACGACTCACATCGACGGCGGCATCCGACTTGGACCGCCACCGCCACCCCCGAAAAACCCACCCGATCCGAACGCGCCGAAACCCAAACCCGCTTCGGTGATCGACTAGAATGCGTCAGCGGCTATTTTGGGAGTGGTTTTCGTCTCGGCGTTTCGCGACTGGACTCGTCACAAAGTGACGACAAGCAGTAGCCCCGGACGCCAGTCCGGGTTTGGGAAACCAAAGCGAAGCAGGTCGCAACGCGACGACAGTAAACGCGGGCGTACGCGGCGATGGACCACCGGGACTGGACAACAGTCGTCGCTTTGCGAGTAGGCCCGCAACAGAGGCGACGTCGTCCTCCGGACTTGCGTCTGGGGCTATCGCCGCCATCGCTGTCGCGACAATGAATTGAAAAAAAGTACAAGGAAACTGGTTGATGCATCGCATTTTGTTGCTCGGGATATTCCTGCTGGCGAACGCCACTGCCAACGCCGAGTTTCCTCCGCTGTTTAACACCGAACCGCTCGCACAGGCTCCGGTGATGACCGCCGCCGAGGCGGCCCGTACCTTCACGGTCCCCGACGGATTTCGAGTGACGACGGTTGCATCGGAACCCGACGTCATGAACCCGATCGCGATGGCTTGGGATTCGCGTGGACGGTTGTGGATCGCAGAGAATTTTACCTATGCAGAACGCCAACAACGTTTTCAACTTGACCTGCGCGACCGGGTCATCATTCTCGATCCCGCCAACCAGGACAATGCGACGGAAGACTCGTCGACAAATCGCGTCCGCCGCACTGTGTTTACCGATGACGTGCAAATGTTGACCGGAATCGAAGTCGGCCACGGTGGGGTTTGGTTGATGTGCCCTCCCAAGCTGATCTTCATTCCCGATGCCAACGGCGATGACGTTCCCGATGGCCCCGGCACGGTCGTATTGGATGGCTTTGATGTGGCCAAGCAAAACTATCACAACTTTGCTAACGGAATTCGCTTTGGGCCCGATGGTTGGTTGTACGGTCGCTGCGGCGGTTCATGCCCAGGACGAATCGGTAAACCCGAGACGCCTCGCGATCAGCGACCGGCACTCGAAGGAGGCATTTGGCGTTATCACCCGAAACATGAAATCGTCGAAGTTTTGACGGCGGGAACGACCAACCCGTGGGGACACGACTGGAACGACGTCGGCGAAATGTTTTTCTGTAACACCGTCAACGGCCATTTGTGGCACATGATCCCAGGAGCCCATTTCCCACGCCCCTTCACACTCGATCCGAACCGACGCGCCTACGAGATGATCGAAATGCACGCCGACCATTGGCATTTCGATACCGGGCAAAGTTGGACCAAGTCGCGTGATGGTGCGGCAAACGATTTCGGTGGCGGTCATGCCCACTGCGGCACGTTGATCTATCAAGGCGATCGATGGCCGAACGCCTACGTCGGCAAATTGCTGACGTTCAACTTCCATGGACGACGCGCCAATCAAGAACGGATCGAGCGACACGGCAGCGGCTACGTGCTGCGACACGAACCCGACATGATGCTGGCCAAAGATCCGTGGTTCCGCGGCATGGACCTGAGCACCGGCCCCGACGGCAACGTGTTTGCCATCGATTGGAGCGATACCGGTGAATGCCACGAACACACCGGAGTGCATCGGGAAAGCGGACGCGTTTACAAAATCAGCTACGACGATCCAGCAGACGAGCGGACGGACACAAGACTCACCGACGTTGCCAAATGGTCGGCGACCGATCTGGCGAACGCTCATTTACCGGGCAACCGTTGGCAACGACGTCAAGCTCGCATGGTGTTAGTCGGACGAGCCAATGCGGGCCACGACATTTCAGCGGCAACCGCACGACTGCAGCAGATTTTTTCCGCCAACGATACCAACGAAGCGACGGCGGTTCAGTCACTATTGACGCTGCACGCGTGTGGTGCGACCACACCAGACGGCTTGACCGCGTTGCTGGACCACCCTCATAAACAGGTCCGTGTCTGGGCCATTCGGCTGCTCAGCGAGACTTGGCAGATCGATGATGTGATGGGAGCGGGCTGGAAATCGGATTTGCCGGATTCGATCACCGCAAGTTCCAAGACATTGACCCAGCGTTTTGCCCTGATGGCCAGCCAGGACTCCTCTGCGGCGGTACGCCTCGCGTTGGCGTCGACGCTGCAGCGATTGCCGCTGCAACACCGCGCGACATTGGCCAAACCGCTGGCGATGCGAATCGAGGACGCCGACGATCACAACATCCCGCTGATGATTTGGTACGGCGTGATGCCGCTCGGACAAAACCACCACGACGAACTGGTCACGGTGGCATCGACGAGCCAGCAACCTCGTTTGACTCAGCTGATTGCTCGCTGTTTGGCAGAGGAAATCACGCGATCGCCTGCCGCGATTGACTCGTTGTTAACTAACGTGTCCGAAAGCAACGATCACCGCTTTCAGCTTGCCGTTTTACGCGGAGTCAGTGACGGGCTTCGCGGCT encodes the following:
- the larE gene encoding ATP-dependent sacrificial sulfur transferase LarE yields the protein MSIVSSNAERLIGRIATFRRVTVAFSGGVDSSVVAAAAMRAGLDSLLAVTANSPSVPEWQLQWAGRIAQQIGIEQQVVATDEANREEYLRNDTRRCFYCKETLYRTLAQLASHDPTTVLVSGTNADDLGDYRPGIEAGNLAAVQTPLADLGLGKQDVRELARFFGLENAELPASPCLASRVAYGVPVTPERLLRVERAESWLRDRGFSDVRVRVHHDELARVEVPATELSRLLNSSLAAQLNETLRTIGFRFVTIDLQGLESGSMNRVLVRIGEKIH
- a CDS encoding protein kinase domain-containing protein → MTSETPLPTPPDESDLASSKLIGCRLGDYQILRKLGRGGMADVYSARHLTLGRDVAIKILRSDFARDKDYVTRFRREAKAAAKLNHPNIVQVYDVGSVDSFHYIAQELVDGENLRSVLSKRGSLTTDEAIDVIVGVASALEVASEASITHRDIKPENIMRSDRGIVKVADFGLARLGLDVDATRGDLTQAGLTLGTPRYMSPEQVQGHTVDVRSDLYSLGVTMYHLLAGRPPFEADDPLALAVMHLHETPQPLDRTRGAQDIPEWLVAIVMKLIRKRPQDRFQSASELLESIRSQASDAGFSSGVTVGTAAATIRLQRVTDDARRRRNQRFRHYAAVILLPLLCTAAATAAMLSQPAKSIGRLLRPDQVPQSNSVQEQYLVALTRNDEAGWMAVGENFPPDANSTNTSYYAKSMLQLARMMAGENRWKQADAVLERLSADPRIDRLYRTLALAQRCLALEQLNDSKRLGEVRTQLQAAYRELETSNRDAVLLVNRLIPEKDRVRLGLQPIVNSPSNS
- the eboE gene encoding metabolite traffic protein EboE translates to MSYTVGYCTNVHAGMDLPAIRQNLLQYAVSVQSSLPIDTPLGVGLWLPAQAATECFEGGAKPLRQFLDEHRLEAFTINGFPYDNFHQDVVKHRVYQPTWWETSRLTYTKQLAVILTELLPQSQTVGSISTLPIGWASDKVTPEHLETAAENLRQLAEFLAALEEQTGRRIVVAIEPEPGCILHTSQDIVDWFDKHLDKPLHRRHITVCHDVCHAAVMMERQADVLQRYTAAGITIGKVQVSSAIVAEWDAMSLGRRQEAIEQLSKFAEDRYLHQTGRITGDNQFELTEDLPTLISRARGASDPARGDKRWVVHFHVPIFLERFGHLTTSQEEVRDCLRTLLRSDTSIDFVGHLEVETYAWSVLPDAMRKRSLAADISEEIRWLRRELIDCL
- a CDS encoding pyridoxine 5'-phosphate synthase, encoding MIELGVNIDHVATVRQARRTYEPDPVIAAALAEQGGADGITFHLREDRRHIQERDVEVLMQTVTVKTNLEIACTDEVVAIACRVKPTWALLVPESREEVTTEGGLNVVDDKGRIRDAIEKLRGQGILTSLFIDPDLEQVQAAADLGVDAVELHTGPYALARGAQQTEELKRLKTAGEKTSELGMRLHAGHGLNYANVRPVAAIPNMIELNIGHSIVSRAVMVGMRDAVAEMRRILDLVA
- a CDS encoding MotA/TolQ/ExbB proton channel family protein, which translates into the protein MSFFKISCPGCNKSLKVSESLAGKSRACPYCRATVRIPETAPPEPEPAFPGIQVSETPASAKSRAKSSAATDSTERPGAVTPAIQTTAATTAAPAKKAVKRRRREKSWFSSSSDSASSDVSLVLSFLIGGGIALLWYGATYPIRDTAFGQLFWQRGPVPFPTTLLMFWALAILGLKWLNLKKQKDAMLLDVLPTEVSPEITVASIDRFILHINELPGASSDTFLINRVVRGIEHFRVRKSAAETVTMMESQSAIDANNVAGSYTILKVFIWSLPILGFIGTVMGVSAAVASLASSLSGGGSMDAMKAALQDVFGGLGTAFDTTLLALIMSMLVKIPASALQKSEEDLITSVDEYCNENLLRRLNDGREGTGERNANDGDSDIFRKAVEQALGTHHAEMEQWLSKLDTIGTHLTDQVSAGWDKVNKRIEEQQQKHVNVLHEQQLDQQARLQAQLDQMANAADKIQQTLTSLAEQTSTLQTHVNETFSQTNTSLTNHLSGVQTGLASLSGVLERLGDQQVVVQQVAAQPEPSRNGWFSKKSLTRGRG
- a CDS encoding DUF4200 domain-containing protein; translation: MKRQSSNDDEDGGLDSLLDTMTNVVGILVLVLIVTQMSVAEVVTRVTEESQVDEAKIEELQKKLLEKKQEAFELNRMLVDPLNIDADAQREELRKSKELLARRKKNIEDRKKQMNEFAMKIQADREMAEKKAAEIANTKEQREKMQTLIATSLERKAELEAILDKTPRRQAAPDIKVSIPNPRPAPPGTKEATFICVNNLVYPVNAEFFRKRAELKAKAIIQRGGLDRDPVAGIDPEKFAAVYEKLKDQDEFFDVEYFVQSNKWPRIRLIPREGRGANESAILNPRSKIRREVLSQLDTTKYYGRFHVLPDSFDVYVAARGLFSDEGVLAGWEPQPADWVYTTHIDGGIRLGPPPPPPKNPPDPNAPKPKPASVID
- a CDS encoding PVC-type heme-binding CxxCH protein gives rise to the protein MHRILLLGIFLLANATANAEFPPLFNTEPLAQAPVMTAAEAARTFTVPDGFRVTTVASEPDVMNPIAMAWDSRGRLWIAENFTYAERQQRFQLDLRDRVIILDPANQDNATEDSSTNRVRRTVFTDDVQMLTGIEVGHGGVWLMCPPKLIFIPDANGDDVPDGPGTVVLDGFDVAKQNYHNFANGIRFGPDGWLYGRCGGSCPGRIGKPETPRDQRPALEGGIWRYHPKHEIVEVLTAGTTNPWGHDWNDVGEMFFCNTVNGHLWHMIPGAHFPRPFTLDPNRRAYEMIEMHADHWHFDTGQSWTKSRDGAANDFGGGHAHCGTLIYQGDRWPNAYVGKLLTFNFHGRRANQERIERHGSGYVLRHEPDMMLAKDPWFRGMDLSTGPDGNVFAIDWSDTGECHEHTGVHRESGRVYKISYDDPADERTDTRLTDVAKWSATDLANAHLPGNRWQRRQARMVLVGRANAGHDISAATARLQQIFSANDTNEATAVQSLLTLHACGATTPDGLTALLDHPHKQVRVWAIRLLSETWQIDDVMGAGWKSDLPDSITASSKTLTQRFALMASQDSSAAVRLALASTLQRLPLQHRATLAKPLAMRIEDADDHNIPLMIWYGVMPLGQNHHDELVTVASTSQQPRLTQLIARCLAEEITRSPAAIDSLLTNVSESNDHRFQLAVLRGVSDGLRGWASAERPKSWDLIDRLDHDELRPLIRELSVVFGDGRAMDEVKQIALGRSDKSSNEPIAFETRLAALETLIQSQSKELRPVCEKLINDARMNVLAAKGLATFDDPKVAVTLVSGYNRFRGPDKPQIVSLLSSRKSFANELLDAIGKGKIPRQDLSAFHVRQIQSLGDDALNRRIGEVWGEVRESPEDKQRLIEKLKTELTPEVLSNADRSAGRALFQKHCQNCHRLYGEGGQVGPDLSGGNRSNLDYLLSNIVDPSSVVDKNYRMTIVLLEDGRVINGLLTDQSDQTITIHTATERMTIPRSEVEQQKVTDKSPMPEGLLDTLSEHEIRDLFSYLSHHSQVALP